In the Aromatoleum bremense genome, one interval contains:
- a CDS encoding helix-turn-helix domain-containing protein codes for MRELDIAEVVQRAGIPASTLRYYEEKGLIVSVGRRGLRRLFGEQVLERLALIGLGRAAGLSLDEIALMFTPNGPPRIDRQMLAAKADEFDQTIRKLSAMRDGLRHAAACPAPSHMECPTFRRLLRAVASGAIGGHGKKAASLT; via the coding sequence GTGAGAGAGCTGGATATTGCCGAGGTGGTGCAACGTGCCGGCATCCCCGCCTCGACGCTGCGCTACTACGAGGAGAAGGGCTTGATCGTTTCGGTCGGCAGGCGGGGACTTCGCCGCCTGTTCGGCGAGCAGGTGCTGGAGCGGCTGGCGTTGATCGGGTTGGGGCGTGCCGCGGGCCTGTCGCTCGACGAGATCGCGCTGATGTTCACCCCGAACGGCCCGCCGCGCATCGACCGGCAGATGCTCGCAGCCAAGGCGGACGAGTTCGATCAGACCATCCGCAAGCTGAGCGCCATGCGCGACGGACTGCGGCATGCCGCCGCCTGTCCCGCGCCGAGCCACATGGAATGCCCGACTTTTCGCCGCCTGCTGCGTGCCGTCGCGTCCGGTGCCATCGGCGGGCACGGGAAGAAGGCCGCATCGCTCACCTGA